From the Deinococcus radiophilus genome, one window contains:
- a CDS encoding glycosyltransferase family 2 protein, which yields MSQPAPSSPSQPAVAVIIPAFNEAATVASVAQTALQYTPEVWVVSDGSTDLTVAAAQAAGARVVDLQPNGGKGAALYAGLNASQAEWVIMLDADLTGMTPEHLHRLAAPVIRGELDMTIGVFEGGKFMSEWGNRLTPQLSGQRACRREWLLSVPRLKQERWPEPAITEHLERTGLRWDYVELPDMGQVLKEKKRGLVRGMVYRTRMYADLLTYRIRKRRESEQDGEAPPKPR from the coding sequence ATGAGTCAGCCAGCCCCGTCCTCTCCTAGTCAGCCTGCGGTGGCCGTCATTATTCCGGCATTCAACGAGGCGGCCACCGTGGCCAGTGTGGCGCAGACGGCCCTGCAGTACACCCCAGAAGTCTGGGTGGTGTCGGATGGCAGCACAGACCTGACGGTCGCTGCCGCTCAGGCTGCCGGGGCCAGGGTCGTTGACCTGCAACCCAACGGCGGCAAGGGGGCGGCACTTTACGCGGGTCTGAACGCCTCACAGGCCGAATGGGTCATCATGTTGGACGCAGACCTGACGGGCATGACCCCTGAACACCTTCACAGACTGGCGGCCCCGGTGATCCGCGGGGAACTGGACATGACCATCGGGGTGTTTGAGGGGGGAAAGTTCATGTCGGAGTGGGGCAACCGCCTGACCCCACAGCTGAGTGGTCAGCGGGCCTGCCGCCGCGAGTGGCTGCTGAGCGTGCCCCGACTGAAGCAAGAACGCTGGCCCGAACCTGCCATTACCGAACATCTGGAGCGCACTGGGCTGCGCTGGGACTACGTGGAACTGCCGGATATGGGCCAGGTGCTGAAGGAAAAAAAGCGCGGTCTGGTCAGGGGCATGGTGTACCGCACCCGCATGTATGCCGACCTGCTGACCTACCGCATCCGCAAGCGCCGCGAGTCTGAGCAAGACGGCGAAGCACCGCCCAAGCCACGCTGA